Proteins from one Candidatus Edwardsbacteria bacterium genomic window:
- a CDS encoding PilN domain-containing protein, giving the protein MIQINLIRDRKVERVAGAKPAGAGVSFSLPKLPFNVGILASVLGVVIVLVVIVLTMISQKAQIASLESKIKGYNEELTKLAGPKRLVDDYLAKQADVNTKLNEIASIDKTRFYTVTLLDQLSHALPDYLWLTSMKDEKDVISMEGMTFSNLIVADFMDRLKGSGYFSNVELTQTTKATSEGRD; this is encoded by the coding sequence ATGATACAGATTAATTTAATTCGGGATCGCAAGGTAGAGAGAGTGGCCGGGGCCAAACCGGCCGGAGCCGGGGTCAGTTTTTCCCTGCCCAAATTACCATTCAATGTCGGCATCTTGGCCAGCGTTTTGGGAGTGGTCATTGTGCTGGTGGTCATAGTGTTGACAATGATCTCCCAGAAGGCCCAGATCGCCAGCCTGGAATCCAAGATCAAGGGTTATAATGAAGAACTGACCAAGCTGGCCGGGCCCAAACGTTTGGTGGATGATTATCTTGCAAAACAGGCTGATGTGAACACCAAGCTGAACGAAATAGCCTCGATTGATAAAACCCGGTTCTATACAGTTACTTTATTGGATCAATTGAGCCATGCCCTGCCGGATTACCTTTGGCTTACCAGCATGAAAGATGAGAAGGATGTGATATCCATGGAAGGAATGACGTTCTCCAACCTTATCGTGGCTGATTTCATGGACCGGCTCAAAGGTTCCGGGTATTTTTCAAATGTAGAATTAACGCAAACCACCAAAGCCACCAGCGAGGGGCGTGAT
- a CDS encoding pilus assembly protein PilM: MFFGKKPATIGLDIGSSQIKIVEIQKTGKGLSLVNYGIAPLLPEAIVEGEIMDRTLVIDTIKTLLETRQIKSNNVVTAVSGRGVIVKRINMDKMKEQEARERIKWEAEQHVPFEISDVVLDFQIINPDSGNNQMEVLLVAARNETVNVHLDLLSGAGLNPILLDYGAFAVQNAFEAGYEMPADEIIALVNIGADNTNINFVKNGVPYFTRDLPMASNSCLQLMQKNLGISYEQATELIKGETVSDVSQESAASVFQSFSDDFASSIERTLSFLAMSGGGERMSRIYMSGGGALIPSLQDHLKERFGIPAEIINPLQKISYDPGLFGAVASEKVSPILTLAIGLGLREVK, encoded by the coding sequence ATGTTTTTTGGAAAAAAACCAGCCACCATAGGTTTGGACATAGGCAGCAGCCAGATAAAGATCGTCGAGATCCAGAAGACCGGCAAGGGGCTGTCTCTGGTCAATTACGGTATTGCTCCGCTGCTGCCGGAGGCCATCGTCGAGGGCGAGATCATGGACCGGACCCTGGTCATCGACACCATCAAGACGCTTTTAGAGACCAGGCAGATAAAAAGCAATAATGTGGTAACCGCGGTCTCCGGCCGGGGCGTCATCGTCAAACGGATCAATATGGACAAGATGAAGGAGCAGGAGGCCCGGGAGAGGATCAAGTGGGAGGCCGAGCAACATGTGCCGTTCGAGATATCCGATGTGGTGCTGGATTTCCAGATCATCAATCCCGATTCGGGCAACAACCAGATGGAGGTGCTGCTGGTGGCGGCCCGGAACGAGACGGTGAACGTCCACCTGGACCTGCTGTCCGGGGCCGGCCTAAACCCGATCCTGCTGGATTACGGGGCCTTTGCCGTGCAGAATGCCTTCGAGGCTGGTTACGAAATGCCGGCCGACGAGATTATAGCCCTGGTCAATATCGGGGCCGATAACACCAACATCAATTTCGTCAAGAACGGCGTGCCGTATTTTACCAGGGACCTTCCGATGGCCAGCAACTCCTGCCTGCAGTTGATGCAGAAGAACCTGGGGATCTCCTACGAGCAGGCCACCGAGCTGATAAAAGGCGAGACGGTGTCCGACGTCAGCCAGGAATCGGCCGCTTCAGTGTTCCAGTCCTTCTCCGATGATTTTGCCTCATCTATAGAAAGGACCCTCTCCTTCCTGGCCATGTCCGGCGGGGGCGAGAGGATGAGCCGGATATATATGTCGGGCGGCGGGGCCCTGATCCCGTCGCTTCAGGATCACCTCAAGGAGAGGTTCGGGATCCCGGCGGAGATCATAAATCCATTACAAAAAATCAGCTATGATCCGGGCCTGTTCGGAGCCGTAGCCAGCGAAAAGGTTTCCCCGATCTTGACCCTGGCCATCGGCCTGGGGCTTAGGGAGGTAAAATAG
- a CDS encoding helix-turn-helix domain-containing protein, producing MPVSPKEIDSGKLYTVSETAKILAVTDQTVRKHLGVKNLPGKKIGRRWLVKGSEIQKFIGELGW from the coding sequence ATGCCTGTATCCCCAAAAGAAATAGATTCCGGGAAATTATACACCGTCTCGGAGACGGCCAAGATACTGGCGGTCACCGACCAGACGGTGCGCAAACATTTGGGCGTAAAAAATCTCCCGGGCAAAAAGATTGGCCGGCGTTGGCTGGTCAAGGGAAGCGAGATCCAGAAATTTATTGGCGAATTGGGCTGGTAA
- a CDS encoding anaerobic ribonucleoside-triphosphate reductase activating protein, whose product MEIKGFIETSLIDWDGKIVSVVFLPGCNFRCPFCHNHILVKHPEQIADVPWERIESFLKGKKGWIDGVVITGGEPTIHKDLMPLLMKLKGLGLPAKLDTNGSNPALLRKIIDQGLVEFIAMDIKASFDQKYDLACGVVVNKENIRESIGLILYSGLEYEFRTTIVPQYHDLDSVDNMAREIKGAKKWVLQQFVQTNADNQELRNMPPYNEEYLEEMRKTAEGLVERVVLRGI is encoded by the coding sequence ATGGAAATTAAAGGCTTCATCGAAACATCGCTGATCGACTGGGACGGCAAGATCGTCTCAGTCGTTTTTCTTCCCGGCTGCAACTTCCGCTGCCCGTTCTGCCACAACCATATATTGGTAAAGCACCCGGAGCAGATCGCCGATGTTCCATGGGAGCGCATAGAATCGTTCCTGAAGGGCAAGAAGGGCTGGATAGACGGGGTGGTGATCACTGGGGGCGAGCCGACCATCCATAAAGACCTGATGCCCCTGCTGATGAAACTGAAAGGATTGGGCTTGCCGGCCAAATTAGACACCAACGGCAGCAACCCGGCTCTATTAAGGAAGATAATAGACCAAGGCCTGGTCGAATTCATCGCCATGGACATCAAGGCCTCATTTGATCAAAAATATGATCTGGCCTGTGGAGTTGTCGTCAATAAGGAGAATATCAGAGAAAGCATCGGCCTGATCCTGTACTCCGGCCTGGAGTATGAGTTCCGCACCACCATAGTGCCGCAATACCACGACTTGGATTCGGTTGACAATATGGCCCGGGAGATAAAAGGGGCAAAAAAGTGGGTTTTACAGCAGTTTGTCCAAACCAATGCCGATAACCAGGAACTGCGCAATATGCCACCATATAATGAGGAATATCTGGAAGAGATGAGAAAGACGGCGGAAGGGCTGGTGGAAAGGGTAGTTTTAAGGGGAATATAG
- a CDS encoding anaerobic ribonucleoside-triphosphate reductase, translated as MELQELKDKLSAEKHIYDFTEEGGDVIIRNKKHGVKVRCSAEAVAKHDWATIKGQTVGGRNVNHITRVTGYFTIVEGWNKGKLGELKDRYHSQIA; from the coding sequence ATGGAACTGCAGGAATTGAAAGACAAACTGAGCGCCGAGAAGCACATCTACGACTTCACCGAAGAGGGCGGGGATGTCATCATCCGCAACAAGAAGCACGGAGTCAAGGTGCGCTGCAGCGCCGAGGCCGTCGCCAAGCACGACTGGGCCACCATCAAGGGCCAGACGGTGGGCGGCCGCAATGTCAACCACATCACCCGGGTCACCGGTTATTTCACCATCGTCGAGGGCTGGAACAAGGGCAAGCTGGGCGAGCTCAAGGACCGCTACCACTCCCAGATAGCCTAA